The following nucleotide sequence is from Candidatus Thorarchaeota archaeon.
GCCTGGTACGAAGTTTGAAGATATTCCGGATGACTGGGTCTGCCCGATGTGTGGCGCCAGCAAGGAAGACTTTGAACTGATCGACTAGACGTAGACTGAGGGGAGAAACTCTATTGTGGGGGTGAATTCACTCCCCCTTTTTTTCTTATCCTATCAATGGGAGATCCACCACAAACAAAACAAGTACAGATCGTTCATTTTGACGGAGGAAACTCGCCATCTCACATGAGGGGAGTATTAATCTAGGAGATTGTGGACATAGTATTATGGAGATAAATCATCAATGATATCTCACAAGATCTATCAATTCTATTGTAAAAGAAATCTTGAGATTGTCGGAGGAATCACCGTCCTTGTTGCATTGATTCTCATGGGGATCATAGTTCCGACAATCACGGGACTCACTGGTCAGGCGATTCCTGATACTTCATGGGGCTACTCGGAACAGAATCTCCGAGACC
It contains:
- a CDS encoding rubredoxin, with translation MAKWECQVCGWVYDETVGDPDGGIAPGTKFEDIPDDWVCPMCGASKEDFELID